In the Brevinematia bacterium genome, TGCTATGTTCACACCCTTAAGATAATCAATTGCTACCTTTTCCAAATACATATAAGCAAAACCATATCTCCAAATACTTTAAGATCCATTAGAGGATTCCCAAAGCCTGTTTTCCTTCATCCGAAATTTTCTCTGGTGTCCAAGGTGGTTCAAACACAAGGTTCAATTTCACTTTCTCAAACTTAGATTTTAGTATTTCCTCAACCGCATTCATAAGAAAAGGTCCTAACGGACACCCTAGGGAGGTAAGTGTCATATCAACCTCAATGCCTTTACCATCCTCACTTATATCCACCCTATATATAAGACCTAAATTTACAATATCAATACCTATCTCTGGGTCATAAACTGATTTGAGCATTTGCAAAACCTCTTCTTTTGACATCTTCACCCCCTATCTTACGCTTGAATAAAATTTAATCCCAAGCAAGCAAGTTTGTCAATTACTACAATTTCTTAACCCTAAAACTTCACATCTTAGCAAACTCAGCTTTCCAATAAGTAATTCTACATCACCAACACGAAATCCCCAAAGAAACTACACAGTAAACTCTAGACT is a window encoding:
- a CDS encoding metal-sulfur cluster assembly factor, yielding MSKEEVLQMLKSVYDPEIGIDIVNLGLIYRVDISEDGKGIEVDMTLTSLGCPLGPFLMNAVEEILKSKFEKVKLNLVFEPPWTPEKISDEGKQALGIL